The sequence CCTCAGTCGCCGGCTCGAGCACCCTCAGTTCGAGTTTCCCGAGCTCAGCCCGTTTTGTCTCGAGTTCTTTGAGCAGCTCGGTTCGGGAATCGCCTTGGCTAAAGGCGGACAGGGAGCACGTGACGATGAACAGGGTTGCTGCAATGATTGATTTCATTTCGAAGTCTCCTTCGTATGAAGTGGCCTTAGGAGAGATGCGACGAAAAGTTTAGGTCAGACTCCGGACTTACCCGCAACACACGCTGTCGATGCTACCGTTGCTCCGTTCCCGGCCTGGCGGGGTTCACAAGACGAGCGTTGTGCGGAGCCCGAAGTCTGATAAGAGCATTCTAGATTGCCGATTGCCGATTGTCGAAACGGGGCGGTAGCCCGACCGTGAGGGAGGGCTGTTGAAATCTCAGATCTCAAATTTGAGATCTCATAAATTGCCCTCCCTCATGGTCGGGCTACTGCCCCTCGGCTGAGCCTCACTCACCGGCTAAATCGCGGTTTTGCGATGCGCAATCAGCCGCAGTAACCCATTGATGCCGAGATGCAATAGCAGATACGCGATGATCGCGATCACCAAAGGCATCATCAACGTGTGCCCACCATCTGTCCGAGGACTGGCGACAATGCCGCGAAACGGTTCATAGAGCGGGTCCGTCACTGCCACGATAAATCGCACGAAGCCTGAAGTACTGCGCGCGGCCATCAGCGCTAACAGGAAGCGCAGTCCCAGCAGTGCGTAAACAACGTAAAAGAGGTAATCGACGATCTGCGAGACTCGCGCCAGCCCGCGGGCGCGCTCAACCTCATGCTCATGCTCGACAACTTCATCAACGGCTTTGGCACGAAAGTTCTGAGCCACCTGTTCGACTCTCGCTTCTTCCGGCGGAGCAGTGCGCGCCGCTTGCTCAGCGATCTCAGCTT is a genomic window of Pyrinomonadaceae bacterium containing:
- a CDS encoding YggT family protein: MNDDKLALEEARRAGQHGSVKAQVEGEVEAEIAEQAARTAPPEEARVEQVAQNFRAKAVDEVVEHEHEVERARGLARVSQIVDYLFYVVYALLGLRFLLALMAARSTSGFVRFIVAVTDPLYEPFRGIVASPRTDGGHTLMMPLVIAIIAYLLLHLGINGLLRLIAHRKTAI